In the genome of Telluria mixta, the window CAACGATGCGCGCTACGTCAGCTTCCCGCAGGCCGCCAAACCGGACGAACTGGGCTACCTGCCGGCCGCATACGTCGACCAGAGCGGCCTGACCTTGCCCGGCGCCGCGCGCTGGACGGGCAACCTGGGCGCCGAATACAAGCTGCCGATCCGGGGCGGCAACACGGTCCACGCCAGCTTCAATACCGCGTTCACGAGCCGCTACAACAACAGCGACACGCTGTCCGACTGGGGCTGGGTGCCGGGCAGCAGCACGACGGACCTCGCCATCGGCGTGAACACGAAGAGCAACTTCGACGTGACCCTGATCGTGAAGAACCTCACCAACAGCCTCGCGCACGAGGCGGGCTGGGTCAGCTACGCGCCGAATCCGTATCCGCGCTGGATCGGTCTCGTGTTCAGCGGGAAGCTGTAAGCGGCTGTTGAATTTTCAACAGTCTGCCTGATACGGGCCGTCGCGCTGTGGCTCCGCTGTTGCTCCGGCAACAGCGCGGGCCCGATTTCGCGTCATTTTCGGGTGGTACGGGATTTGCAGAAAGAAAGTTTTCTCCCCCGTTTCAGAAAGCCCGTCATGACCCATCAGAAGAACACCCCGCTCCGCCTCGCCCCGATCGCCGCCGTGCTCGCGGGCGCCGCCCTGTTCAGCGCGCCGCTGTACGCCGCCGAAGCGACACCCACCGTGGCCGAGCTGCAGGCGGAAATCGCACGCCTCAAACAGATCATCGCCAACCAGGGCGGGGCCGCGGCCCCCGCGTCCACGCCTGTCGCGCAAGCGCCCGCTGCGCCGGCGACGGCCGCCGCCGAAGAAGAACCGCAGGCATTGGGCGAAGTGACCGTCCGCAGCCGCAACCGGCTGGAACGCCTGCAGGACGTGCCGCTGTCCGTCTCCGTCGTCACCGGCAAGGAACTGGACCGCCTGAACGCCACCGATATCAAGTCGCTGACCCAGCGCGCCGCCAACGTGACGTGGAACCAGGGTAACCAGCGCACGTCCAGCCTGTCCATCCGCGGCATCGGCAAGCAGGGCCAGACCGAGGCGCAGGATCCGAGCGTCGGCCTGATCGTCGACGGCGTCAACTATGCGTACAACGCCCTCTCCTCCAGCTTCGACTTCACCGACGTCGACACCGTCGAAGTGACGCGCGGTCCGCAGGGCACGCTGCTGGGCAAGAGCACCAGTGTCGGCGTCGTCGCCGTCAACACGCGCCGGCCGTCGTTCACGCCGGATGCGTCGTACTCGGTGACGCTCGGCCAGCTCGACACCGTGCAGGCCCGGTACGCGGGCGGCGGCCCGGTGATCGACAACCTGCTGGCCTACCGCGTCGCGCTGAGCGCCACCAAGGGCCAGGGCGACATCAAGAACGCGTACAACCCGGACATCACGTACACGAACAAGGACCGCGTGTCGGGCCGCGTGCAATTCCTGTTCACGCCGACGCAGGACTTCAGCGCCCGCGTCGCCCTCGACGCGCAGCCGCGTGCGGGCGAGACGACCAACAGCCGCACGATCTTCAAGCCGACGCCGGCGGTGTATTCGAACGGATCCGTCAACACGCTGGCCACCGACAACGGCACGCGCCTGCAGCGCAGCTGGTTCACGCAGCAGAACAAGTACACGTACGCGGGCAACTACCTGTACGGCGGCGGCGAGAACGTCGTCAACAACGACAACGGCCGCCCACTCGTCACCGGCAGCAACGGCGCGACGCTGGACCTGAACTGGAACGTGGCGGGCCACAACCTGACGTCGATCAGCGCGTACAAGGATTACCACTTCGACGCCAGCAACGACGAAGGCACGCCGTTCGACATCAACCGCAACTCGGGCGGCTTCTGGAACGACTACCGCCAGGTGACGCAGGAAGTCCGTCTCAGCTCGCAGCCGGGCGGCTTCGTCGATTACCAGACCGGCGTCTTCCTGATGAAGGTGAACAATGATGCGACCTATCGCAGGAGCTGGGGCAGCGACGCGGGCGCCTGGTTCGCCAATGCCGGCCAGTACAACCGCCTGTATGCCGATGCGAGCGGCCGCAATCTGCTCCTGAATTCGCTGGACGGCGTGTCGATGGCGTTCAACTCGCCGTCCGGCACGCAGCACATCGTCAACAAGAGCGAGGCCGCGTTCGCGCAGGCGAACTGGCACCTGACCGATGCGCTGACCCTGACGACCGGCGCGCGCCTCACGCACGAGAACCGCAAGAACGAAGGCAGCTCGTCGATCTTCGACAGCGGCTTCGCGCCCGAACTCAATCCGGCCCAGGTGGGCGCCGTACAGTTGAACGGCTTTGCCTCGGACGCCAAGGGTGGCCTGCTGGCCGCCAACACGGCGGCGCAGCTGGCGGTGGCGGATGCCGTCGCCAGGAAATACTTCAACGCGGCGTCCTACGCCAGCCTGAGCACCGCGCAGAGGCAGCAGGTGGCGGACGCGAAGGCGATCCGCGCATCGCAGCTCGGCGTGCTGTTCCCGCTCACGCAGGCGCAGCCCTACATCGGCAACCTGAAATCGTTCGTGCTCAGCCCGACCTATAAATTCACGCCCGACCTGACCGGCTACACGTCGTGGCAATACGGCGAGAAGGCGGGCATCTCGCAGCTGACCAACGGCGTGTCCAACCTGGTCGACAAGGAGCGCACGAGCGCGTTCGAGATCGGCGTGAAGTCGGCCTTCCTGAACCGCTCGCTGCTGCTCAACGCGGACCTGTACCTGATGAACATCCGTAATTACCAGCAGGCCGTGCGCGTACTGGACGTGTACACGACGCAGCTGAACAACGATGGCCAGAGCTATTACACGACGGCCACCGGCAACGTGCCGAAGGTGCAGACGAAGGGCCTGGAATTCGACGGCGCCTGGTCGGGCATCAAGAACGTGACCCTGCGCTTCGCCGGCGCCTACACGAACGCCGTCTATAAAGAGTTCACCAACTCGGCCCAGCCGGTGGAGAACGGCTATGCCGGTGCCGCGCCCTACCGCGACGTGACGGGCAGCGTGCTGCCGGGCGTATCGAAATGGACCTTCAACGTGGGCGGCGACTACCGCGTGCCGCTGGCGCACAACCTCGAAGGCCGCGCGAGCTTCAACACCGCCTACAACACCCGCTACAACTCGGACGTTTCCCTGTCCGACTACGCCGGGATCGGCGGCTCCGGCATCACGGACCTGGCGTTCGGCATCGGCAAGCGCGACGGCTCGCTCGACGTGAGCCTGATCGTGAAGAACGCGTTCAAGAACCACGCGCCGCTGGCGGCCTCGTGGAACTCGTACACGCCCGCCGTGCCGCGCTGGTTCGGCCTGTCGGTCAGCGGCAAGCTGTAACAGCCACGGGGGCGGTGCTGTTATACGTACAACAGTCAAAATGACAACACCGCACCCCGAAAAAAATTTTAAAAAAATTTCCGCTCGGCATTTAATGACTCACGCTAAATGGTCGTCTTGTACTTGTGAGAGCGCGAGATGCGCAACCTCCCAACAGTATCCAAGCCATTAGGAGCCATATCATGCTGAGCCTTCACACCAACGCCGCTTCGCTTTCCGCACAAAATTCCCTGAGCCGCACCCAGAGCGCGCTGTCGACCTCGATGACCCGCCTGTCGACCGGCTACCGCATCAACTCGTCGATGGACGACGCAGCCGGCCTGCAGATCGCCACCCGCCTGAAAGCCCAGACCAGCGGCATGGCCGTCGCAATGCGCAACACCCAGAACTCGACCTCCATGCTGCAGACCGCCGACGGCGCGCTGGGCGAAGTCAGCAACATCCTGGTTCGCATGAAGGACCTGGCGACCCAGTCCGCCGACGCCTCGTCGACCACCGACGACAAGGACGCGATGCAGTCCGAGTTCGACGCGCTGGGCAACGAACTGAACAACATCATGAAGAACACCACCTTCGGCGGCAAGGCGCTGCTGAGCGGCGGTACCATCGCCAGCTCGATGACCTTCCAGATCGGCGCCAGCAGCAGCGAAACGATGACGCTCGACCTGTCGGCCGCCGGCACCGTCGGCAGCGTGGCCGACCTGGATACCGCGTTGGGCGCCGTGACGGCGAAATACGCCGCCCCGGGCGCTACCGCCGGCACCGAACTGACCAGCGCTCCGACCACCGCGATGGACAACGTCAAGGCCGCACTCGACAAGCTGGGCGCCACCCGTTCGGCACTGGGCGGCGCGGCTAACCGTCTCGACCACGTTTTCAACAACCTGTCGAACATCAGCACCAACACGCAGAACGCCACCGGCCGCATCATGGACGTCGACTTCGCGACCGAATCGTCGAGCATGACCTCGAACCAGATGCTGATGCAAGCTGGTACCGCCATGCTGAAGCAGACCAACAGCATGTCGTCGATGGTCATGTCCCTGCTGCAGTAATCGCAGGGCCAGTGATGGCCACCCCGGGCCAGTAGAGCCGGGATTCGAAAGAGGCCAGCCACAAGCTGGCCTTTTCACTTTACACTGCCGAGATCATGGCCAGTCTATCCATCCCCGCTCTTCCGCCTCCCGTCATTCCGGCAAGCGCGCCCGGCGCCCTGCCGGCGGCGCCAGTCGGCGCAGTCGCGGCCGCCGTCCCGGTCGCCTTGCTGCAGGCCGAGCTCGAGGCGCTCCCGCTGCCGCTGCCGGCCGCGCAACCGGCGCCCGCTCTCCCGGCCGGCGACGCCCTGCCCGACGCCGCGGCGATGCGGCCCGACCAGGTGGTCATGGCACGCCAGCTCACCTGGCCACGCCCGGACGGCGGTGCGCTCGCCGCGTCCTGGCGCGGCATGGTGCGCAGCTACGGCACGCAGCTCGTCGCGCGCGCGGTGCAGGCGTCCCAGCAACAGCGCGGCCAGTCGCTGCCCGGCACCTTGCTGCAGAGCGGTTTGGATGCGCGCGTGCTGCGCCAGGCCGATCTCGCGACGCTGCCGCCCGACGCCTGGCGCTTCACCGTGCATGCGGGCGGGCCGCAGGCCCAGCACCTGCGCGTGATCGGGGAAGAGGAAGCGGCGCAAAAGCCGCAACGGCGCCGGCGCCGTGCCGCGCTGCGCCTGGAACTGGTGCTGGCCGACGGCACCGTCGTCACGGTGCAGGCGGAACCGCTGGCCGATGGGGTCATGCTCGACGTGTGCACGCTTGA includes:
- a CDS encoding TonB-dependent receptor; this encodes MTHQKNTPLRLAPIAAVLAGAALFSAPLYAAEATPTVAELQAEIARLKQIIANQGGAAAPASTPVAQAPAAPATAAAEEEPQALGEVTVRSRNRLERLQDVPLSVSVVTGKELDRLNATDIKSLTQRAANVTWNQGNQRTSSLSIRGIGKQGQTEAQDPSVGLIVDGVNYAYNALSSSFDFTDVDTVEVTRGPQGTLLGKSTSVGVVAVNTRRPSFTPDASYSVTLGQLDTVQARYAGGGPVIDNLLAYRVALSATKGQGDIKNAYNPDITYTNKDRVSGRVQFLFTPTQDFSARVALDAQPRAGETTNSRTIFKPTPAVYSNGSVNTLATDNGTRLQRSWFTQQNKYTYAGNYLYGGGENVVNNDNGRPLVTGSNGATLDLNWNVAGHNLTSISAYKDYHFDASNDEGTPFDINRNSGGFWNDYRQVTQEVRLSSQPGGFVDYQTGVFLMKVNNDATYRRSWGSDAGAWFANAGQYNRLYADASGRNLLLNSLDGVSMAFNSPSGTQHIVNKSEAAFAQANWHLTDALTLTTGARLTHENRKNEGSSSIFDSGFAPELNPAQVGAVQLNGFASDAKGGLLAANTAAQLAVADAVARKYFNAASYASLSTAQRQQVADAKAIRASQLGVLFPLTQAQPYIGNLKSFVLSPTYKFTPDLTGYTSWQYGEKAGISQLTNGVSNLVDKERTSAFEIGVKSAFLNRSLLLNADLYLMNIRNYQQAVRVLDVYTTQLNNDGQSYYTTATGNVPKVQTKGLEFDGAWSGIKNVTLRFAGAYTNAVYKEFTNSAQPVENGYAGAAPYRDVTGSVLPGVSKWTFNVGGDYRVPLAHNLEGRASFNTAYNTRYNSDVSLSDYAGIGGSGITDLAFGIGKRDGSLDVSLIVKNAFKNHAPLAASWNSYTPAVPRWFGLSVSGKL
- a CDS encoding flagellin N-terminal helical domain-containing protein encodes the protein MLSLHTNAASLSAQNSLSRTQSALSTSMTRLSTGYRINSSMDDAAGLQIATRLKAQTSGMAVAMRNTQNSTSMLQTADGALGEVSNILVRMKDLATQSADASSTTDDKDAMQSEFDALGNELNNIMKNTTFGGKALLSGGTIASSMTFQIGASSSETMTLDLSAAGTVGSVADLDTALGAVTAKYAAPGATAGTELTSAPTTAMDNVKAALDKLGATRSALGGAANRLDHVFNNLSNISTNTQNATGRIMDVDFATESSSMTSNQMLMQAGTAMLKQTNSMSSMVMSLLQ